The Gordonibacter urolithinfaciens genome contains a region encoding:
- a CDS encoding LysR family transcriptional regulator, with protein sequence MQDFRMSTFLSVCRTLNYTRSAAELNITQPAVSQHIAYLEKAYGAKLLSYRGKKLALTPAGELLRDAAATMAHDEATLRDAIAALAGPRRRLRLGMTLTAGEYVLAEPLAHYLVGHPEVQVRIASSDTERLLAQLHAGEIDCALVEGFFDKSAYDWRVFATEHLMAVCAPDAPLAGVKEPQHFEDLLDQHILVRERGSGTRAVLEHALAARNLSVDSFARATEVESVNIIKQFAASGYGIAFLYGAAVVCELEAGTLARIPLAGHLIEHDITFIRPKGSVFGDEYARLFDDLRSV encoded by the coding sequence ATGCAAGATTTCCGCATGAGCACGTTCTTGAGCGTGTGCCGAACGTTGAACTATACCCGGTCGGCGGCGGAGCTCAATATCACGCAACCCGCCGTGTCGCAGCACATCGCTTATCTGGAGAAGGCGTACGGCGCAAAGCTGCTTTCCTACCGCGGCAAGAAGCTCGCGCTCACGCCGGCAGGCGAGCTGCTGCGCGACGCCGCGGCTACCATGGCGCACGACGAGGCCACGCTGCGCGACGCCATCGCCGCGTTGGCTGGGCCGCGCCGCCGCCTGCGGCTGGGCATGACGCTCACCGCCGGCGAGTACGTGCTGGCGGAGCCGCTGGCGCACTACCTGGTGGGCCATCCCGAGGTGCAGGTGCGCATCGCCTCGTCCGACACCGAGCGCTTGCTGGCGCAGCTGCATGCCGGCGAGATCGATTGCGCGCTCGTGGAGGGGTTTTTCGACAAGAGCGCCTATGACTGGCGCGTGTTCGCCACCGAGCATCTCATGGCGGTCTGCGCCCCCGACGCGCCGCTTGCCGGCGTGAAGGAGCCCCAGCACTTCGAGGACCTGCTCGACCAGCATATCCTGGTGCGGGAGCGCGGCTCCGGCACGCGCGCCGTGCTCGAGCACGCCCTGGCCGCCCGGAACCTTTCGGTGGACAGCTTCGCGCGGGCGACGGAAGTGGAGAGCGTCAACATCATAAAGCAGTTCGCTGCCAGCGGCTACGGCATCGCCTTCCTCTACGGCGCCGCCGTGGTCTGCGAGCTCGAAGCCGGCACGCTCGCGCGCATCCCGTTGGCAGGCCACCTCATCGAGCACGACATCACGTTCATCCGCCCCAAGGGCAGCGTGTTCGGAGACGAGTACGCCCGCCTGTTCGACGACCTGCGCTCGGTGTGA
- a CDS encoding EAL domain-containing protein, whose amino-acid sequence MGTWNRKRLVGARRRRGGSSPVSDHDTLSGLLSRSGFDKRVRMIIDGHPNESYLLVYGDIDRFKVYNDLFGAPAGDRLLADIGAMIRDLMPAGAAAARLRADHFVCCCSRSSFDPDRMLAALDAWFASYREDFTFFVRLGIFPIDDPSLDVNLMCDRALLALRSAKSGYVGSKYVFYDEKLRSSVLKEQELAGEMIAALEGGQFVPYFQPQYRYATGRMIGAEVLARWNHPAKGLLGPTEFIPVFERNGLVATFDYYMWEQACRCLRMWIDGRGIEGAPRLSVNLSRADIYRSDLCTYLEGLIERYDVPAELLHLEITESAYMEAPEQLIGAVTKLRAAGFVVEMDDFGSGYSSLNTLKDVPVDVLKLDMGFLGASASSRGGLILASVVRMARWLDLPLIAEGVETKQQAAYLASVGCDYMQGYLFSKPVDRETFEKLLEGTAVEDLAHPFAESLQDGAAEFWDVDSQLSLIFNSYAGPAAIAEYDGETCELIRVNGEFARLLDLDDEAASAELVRKNFLGVLQEEDRAALEEALRAASEGDAACDLRYRSAAGKGRWLRLHLRPLSRTDSVISLYVLAEETTEEQVLRDRLAAPRDSIPGGLQRLRRQNEARQQLYDAIPCGIVRYTVGDGQHIVSINKKGCELLGYRDREEFIASSGDNALMPIHEDDVPRHRAGIERLRNGSKPLDFAYRYYRSDGTVGWLEGTSAYELGPEGEPMIQSAFLDVSGRRRKSHELDLQRFTEVLCSVYDEIFEFDRMDDRYHVLYSALHPESIGVALPLEEALGRWMAHIPDGVERAGLRKTFDECRANVSGKPSSCTYKLSKGGNATWCQSTFIRVSDTCTLCCNKDVTEGLATEDRRRAWQDERYRLLTEMTNKMSFDYDSDTDTVLLYIDRTGDGVEAQVIPHYLEKLASARSGVVHPDDMDDVRRMFEDARAGAAEVSAKYRANYYGHGYAWYRANLFVAHDNAGAWHLVGLIENIEDERDLRYRAENDAATGLSNHATTQDLVAAALAKPAVREHSVCVVLDIDDFKAVNDNSGHMEGDALLRKVGSVLRSSFRESDVIGRVGGDEFVLLLKEVDMDVVLRKLNQVRAQISATTVPGLGHAPTLSVGVYATCSDDRTYRDVFTRADEALYQAKRAGKNRIQVYGS is encoded by the coding sequence ATGGGAACTTGGAATCGCAAAAGGCTCGTCGGTGCAAGAAGAAGACGGGGGGGCTCATCTCCGGTTTCTGACCACGACACGCTCTCCGGGCTGCTGAGCAGGAGCGGGTTCGACAAGCGGGTGCGCATGATCATCGACGGCCACCCGAACGAGTCGTACCTGCTCGTATACGGCGACATCGACCGCTTCAAGGTCTACAACGACCTGTTCGGCGCGCCGGCGGGCGACCGCCTGCTCGCAGACATCGGCGCCATGATCCGCGACCTCATGCCCGCCGGGGCGGCGGCTGCGCGCCTGCGGGCCGACCACTTCGTCTGCTGCTGCTCGCGTTCCTCGTTCGATCCCGACCGCATGCTCGCCGCGCTCGACGCCTGGTTCGCCTCCTATCGCGAGGACTTCACCTTCTTCGTGCGCCTGGGCATCTTCCCCATCGACGACCCCTCCCTCGACGTCAACCTCATGTGCGACCGCGCGCTGCTGGCCCTGCGCTCCGCGAAGAGCGGCTACGTGGGAAGCAAGTACGTGTTCTACGACGAGAAGCTGCGCTCGTCGGTGCTCAAGGAGCAGGAGCTCGCCGGCGAGATGATCGCGGCACTCGAAGGCGGCCAGTTCGTGCCGTACTTCCAGCCGCAGTACCGCTACGCCACGGGGCGCATGATAGGCGCCGAGGTGCTGGCGCGCTGGAACCATCCGGCCAAGGGGCTGCTGGGGCCGACGGAGTTCATCCCCGTGTTCGAGCGCAACGGCCTCGTTGCCACGTTCGACTACTATATGTGGGAGCAGGCGTGCCGCTGCCTGCGCATGTGGATCGACGGGCGGGGTATCGAGGGCGCGCCCCGGCTGTCCGTGAACCTGTCGCGTGCCGATATCTACCGGTCCGACCTCTGCACGTACTTGGAGGGCCTGATCGAACGTTACGACGTTCCTGCGGAGCTGCTGCACCTGGAGATCACCGAAAGCGCGTACATGGAAGCGCCCGAGCAGCTTATCGGCGCCGTCACGAAGCTGCGCGCCGCCGGATTCGTCGTGGAGATGGACGACTTCGGCAGCGGGTACTCGTCGCTCAACACGTTGAAGGACGTACCGGTTGACGTGCTGAAGCTGGATATGGGCTTCCTCGGCGCGAGCGCCAGCTCGCGGGGCGGGCTCATCCTCGCGTCGGTCGTGCGCATGGCGCGCTGGCTCGACCTGCCCCTCATCGCCGAGGGCGTGGAGACGAAGCAGCAGGCCGCTTACCTGGCCAGCGTCGGCTGCGACTACATGCAGGGCTACCTGTTCTCGAAGCCGGTCGACCGGGAGACGTTCGAGAAGCTGCTCGAAGGCACGGCTGTCGAGGACCTTGCGCACCCGTTTGCGGAAAGCCTGCAGGACGGGGCCGCGGAGTTTTGGGATGTCGACTCGCAGCTCTCCCTCATCTTCAACAGCTATGCAGGGCCAGCGGCCATTGCCGAGTACGATGGGGAGACGTGCGAGCTCATCCGCGTCAACGGCGAGTTTGCCCGCTTGCTCGATTTAGACGACGAAGCGGCGTCGGCGGAGCTTGTGCGCAAGAACTTCTTGGGCGTGCTGCAGGAGGAGGACCGCGCCGCATTGGAGGAGGCGCTGCGGGCGGCGAGCGAAGGCGATGCGGCGTGCGATCTGCGCTACCGCAGCGCTGCCGGCAAGGGCCGCTGGCTCCGGCTGCATTTGCGCCCGCTCTCGCGCACGGATAGCGTGATCAGCCTGTACGTGCTGGCGGAGGAGACGACCGAGGAGCAGGTTCTGCGCGACCGCCTGGCGGCCCCGCGTGATTCCATTCCCGGCGGCCTGCAGCGACTTCGCCGGCAGAACGAAGCCCGGCAGCAGCTGTACGACGCCATACCGTGTGGAATCGTGCGCTATACCGTGGGCGACGGCCAGCATATCGTCTCAATCAACAAGAAGGGCTGCGAGCTGCTGGGCTACCGTGACAGGGAGGAGTTCATCGCCTCATCGGGCGACAACGCGCTCATGCCCATCCATGAGGACGACGTGCCGCGCCACCGTGCGGGCATCGAGCGCTTGAGGAACGGCTCGAAGCCCCTCGACTTCGCGTACCGCTACTATCGCAGCGACGGTACCGTTGGCTGGCTTGAGGGGACGTCGGCATACGAGCTGGGCCCGGAGGGCGAACCGATGATCCAGAGCGCCTTCCTCGACGTGTCCGGTCGGCGCCGGAAAAGCCACGAGCTCGATCTGCAGCGTTTCACGGAGGTGCTGTGCTCGGTATACGACGAGATATTCGAGTTCGACCGCATGGACGACCGGTACCACGTGCTGTATTCCGCCCTGCACCCCGAATCGATCGGCGTCGCGCTTCCGCTAGAAGAGGCGCTCGGGCGGTGGATGGCGCACATTCCCGATGGCGTGGAGCGCGCCGGCCTGCGCAAAACCTTTGACGAATGCCGTGCGAACGTCAGCGGAAAGCCGTCTTCCTGCACGTACAAGCTGTCGAAAGGCGGCAACGCCACCTGGTGCCAGAGCACGTTCATCCGCGTGTCCGATACCTGCACGCTGTGCTGCAACAAGGATGTCACGGAGGGCCTGGCCACCGAGGATCGCAGGCGGGCGTGGCAGGACGAGCGCTACCGGCTGCTCACCGAGATGACGAACAAGATGAGCTTCGACTACGATTCCGACACCGACACGGTCCTGCTGTACATCGATCGTACGGGCGACGGCGTCGAAGCGCAGGTCATACCGCATTACTTGGAAAAGCTTGCCAGCGCGCGCAGCGGCGTGGTGCATCCCGACGATATGGACGACGTGCGCAGGATGTTCGAAGACGCCCGGGCCGGTGCTGCGGAGGTGAGCGCGAAGTATCGGGCGAACTACTACGGTCACGGCTACGCGTGGTACCGCGCGAACCTGTTCGTCGCGCACGACAATGCGGGCGCATGGCATCTCGTGGGCCTCATCGAGAACATCGAGGACGAACGCGACCTGCGCTACCGTGCCGAGAACGATGCCGCCACGGGGCTGAGCAACCATGCAACCACGCAAGACCTGGTGGCAGCGGCGCTTGCGAAGCCCGCCGTTCGCGAGCACAGCGTGTGCGTGGTGCTGGACATCGATGACTTCAAGGCGGTAAACGACAACTCCGGCCACATGGAGGGCGATGCGCTGCTGCGCAAAGTGGGCTCGGTGCTGCGCTCGAGCTTCCGCGAGAGCGACGTCATCGGCCGCGTAGGCGGCGACGAGTTCGTGCTGCTGCTGAAAGAAGTGGATATGGATGTGGTGCTGCGCAAGTTGAACCAGGTGCGAGCCCAGATATCTGCCACGACGGTGCCCGGGCTGGGCCACGCCCCCACCCTCAGCGTGGGCGTGTATGCTACCTGTTCCGACGACCGCACGTACCGCGACGTGTTCACCCGTGCCGACGAAGCCCTCTACCAGGCGAAACGCGCTGGAAAGAACCGGATCCAAGTCTACGGCTCCTAG
- the mazG gene encoding nucleoside triphosphate pyrophosphohydrolase: MTTEPELAPAPIAPIDHPCFDDFVATIAALRAPDGCPWDRAQTHRSIAHNMIEEAYEAVDAIESGDTAHLREELGDVLLQVVLQSQIAADAGAFDIDDVCADVNAKMIRRHPHVFGEARADNASEVLDLWDQVKLAERSSQNAAGIVPSAGASGSDAAAGAGVAGQVAQSEGLLDGVPTSFPALMQAQKVSRKAASAGFEWDSLDDVWEKVREEVDELRAAYAAAPKAANGKVDAGAAEGDSAAAEQAAASVEDEFGDVLFSLVNVGRRMGIDAENALRATCGKFRRRWSFMEGAAWAQGTTVEALAPEEREALWQQAKDRERA, from the coding sequence ATGACCACCGAGCCCGAACTTGCGCCCGCGCCTATCGCGCCCATCGACCACCCGTGCTTTGACGATTTCGTGGCCACCATCGCCGCACTGCGCGCTCCGGACGGGTGCCCATGGGACCGCGCGCAGACGCATCGGAGCATCGCGCATAACATGATCGAGGAGGCCTACGAGGCGGTGGACGCCATCGAGTCCGGCGACACGGCGCACCTGCGCGAGGAGTTGGGCGACGTGCTGCTGCAGGTGGTGCTGCAAAGCCAGATAGCAGCCGATGCGGGCGCGTTCGACATCGACGACGTGTGCGCTGACGTGAACGCGAAGATGATCCGCCGCCATCCGCACGTGTTCGGCGAGGCGCGCGCGGACAACGCCTCCGAGGTGCTGGACCTGTGGGACCAGGTGAAGCTGGCCGAGCGCTCCTCCCAGAATGCGGCAGGCATCGTGCCGAGCGCCGGGGCTTCGGGCTCCGATGCGGCGGCAGGCGCCGGCGTAGCCGGCCAGGTCGCACAAAGTGAGGGCTTGCTCGACGGCGTGCCCACGAGCTTCCCCGCGCTCATGCAGGCGCAGAAGGTGTCGCGCAAGGCCGCGTCCGCCGGCTTCGAGTGGGATTCGCTCGACGATGTGTGGGAGAAGGTGCGCGAGGAGGTCGACGAGCTGCGCGCCGCCTACGCCGCCGCACCGAAGGCCGCGAACGGCAAGGTCGATGCCGGCGCGGCCGAAGGCGATTCCGCGGCGGCCGAGCAGGCGGCGGCCAGCGTGGAGGACGAGTTCGGCGACGTGCTGTTCTCGCTGGTCAACGTGGGTCGCCGCATGGGCATCGATGCAGAGAACGCGCTGCGCGCCACGTGCGGCAAGTTCCGCCGCCGCTGGTCGTTCATGGAGGGCGCGGCCTGGGCGCAGGGAACGACGGTCGAAGCGCTCGCTCCCGAAGAGCGCGAGGCCCTGTGGCAGCAGGCCAAGGACCGCGAGCGCGCGTAG
- a CDS encoding FAD-binding protein, with product MEKQDNGEIRANEAGQEADEAVRAAGAPRRGMDRRNFLKGAALSALGVASAGALAACAPQQNGGKAADASDGAKAGEDEPFKAEETVDADVVVVGCGAAGFMAALRASKGGAHVVVLEKGDSMAAPNGIYVSGPFAVGTDVLQNKPGGTTLTVDDAFYHVMEYSHWTPNPALMRRCLETSASAVAQLEEIGYTFEEKNFRFETPFMGEKGGFHAITNASDERAKLWEQALADHNVDVRFSTALVSLATADDGSVTGVNAVEKDKKNITFNARATILAAGGYLGNRDLQERFLHTRKLNVARGGDSICTGDTILAAEKAGAALEKTYGYCPCEYGGTHADASRPAKQDKFDQNTAFKFGLYGCLLVDAEGKRFINEGLLCDYPMSYGSEQILKNSPWYAVVDQAYVDAMSTQGLYNYTTAKGATEDTWFIGNYFKDRILENLPADIEEGIKEGWCFKADSLEELAEHFGLDELPQTVARYNEFCDAGADAEFGANPWYLSKVATPPFYVTENEPSAWSTFGGVRIDDCCRVLSAETNDPIPGLYAAGTDAGSLYYSPYYDIPGYCYGLCIDSGYIAAEEAVAALKA from the coding sequence ATGGAGAAGCAGGACAATGGGGAGATCCGGGCGAACGAGGCCGGGCAGGAGGCCGACGAGGCCGTGCGCGCCGCCGGCGCGCCGAGGCGCGGCATGGACCGCCGCAACTTCCTGAAGGGTGCGGCGCTGTCCGCCCTGGGCGTGGCGTCGGCGGGCGCGCTGGCGGCCTGCGCGCCGCAGCAGAACGGTGGCAAGGCGGCGGATGCGTCCGACGGCGCGAAGGCCGGCGAGGACGAGCCGTTCAAGGCCGAGGAGACGGTGGACGCCGACGTGGTGGTGGTCGGCTGCGGCGCGGCCGGCTTCATGGCGGCGCTGCGCGCGTCGAAGGGCGGCGCGCACGTGGTGGTGCTGGAGAAGGGCGACAGCATGGCGGCCCCGAACGGCATCTACGTGTCCGGCCCGTTCGCCGTGGGCACCGACGTGCTGCAGAACAAGCCCGGCGGCACCACGCTCACCGTGGACGACGCGTTCTACCACGTCATGGAGTACTCGCACTGGACGCCGAACCCCGCGCTCATGCGCCGCTGCCTGGAGACGTCGGCCAGCGCCGTGGCCCAGCTCGAGGAGATCGGCTACACGTTCGAGGAGAAGAACTTCCGCTTCGAGACGCCGTTCATGGGTGAGAAGGGCGGCTTCCACGCCATCACGAACGCCTCCGACGAGCGCGCGAAGCTGTGGGAGCAGGCGCTGGCCGACCACAACGTGGACGTGCGGTTCTCCACGGCCCTCGTGTCGCTGGCTACCGCCGACGACGGCTCCGTGACCGGGGTGAACGCCGTCGAGAAGGACAAGAAGAACATCACGTTCAACGCCAGGGCGACCATCTTGGCGGCGGGCGGCTACCTGGGCAACCGCGATTTGCAGGAGCGCTTCCTGCACACGCGCAAGCTCAACGTGGCGCGTGGCGGCGACTCCATCTGCACGGGCGACACCATCCTCGCGGCCGAGAAGGCCGGCGCCGCGCTGGAGAAGACGTACGGCTACTGCCCCTGCGAGTACGGCGGCACGCACGCCGACGCGTCGCGTCCGGCCAAGCAGGACAAGTTCGACCAGAATACCGCGTTCAAGTTCGGCCTGTACGGCTGCCTCTTGGTGGACGCCGAGGGCAAGCGCTTCATCAACGAGGGCCTGCTGTGCGACTATCCCATGAGCTACGGTTCCGAGCAGATCCTCAAGAACTCGCCGTGGTACGCCGTGGTCGACCAGGCCTACGTGGACGCCATGAGCACGCAGGGCCTCTACAACTACACCACGGCGAAGGGCGCCACCGAGGACACGTGGTTCATCGGCAACTACTTCAAGGACCGCATCCTCGAGAACCTGCCCGCCGACATCGAGGAGGGCATCAAGGAAGGCTGGTGCTTCAAGGCCGACTCGCTGGAGGAGCTTGCCGAGCACTTCGGGCTTGACGAGCTGCCCCAGACGGTGGCGCGGTACAACGAGTTCTGCGACGCCGGCGCCGATGCCGAGTTCGGCGCGAACCCGTGGTACCTCTCGAAGGTGGCCACGCCGCCGTTCTACGTGACCGAGAACGAGCCGAGCGCCTGGAGCACGTTCGGCGGCGTGCGCATCGACGACTGCTGCCGCGTGCTGTCCGCCGAGACGAACGATCCCATCCCCGGCCTCTACGCTGCGGGTACCGACGCGGGCAGCCTATACTACTCGCCCTACTACGACATCCCCGGCTACTGCTACGGTCTGTGCATCGATTCCGGCTACATCGCCGCCGAGGAGGCCGTGGCCGCGCTCAAGGCGTAG
- a CDS encoding GTP pyrophosphokinase family protein, whose protein sequence is MPDASQQRSDQRLAVGEKKEQPQERPPFSVTDDLREPIDELTRLKDMEAKTREIIQKYQAAMREMEVRFEILDQDLNLKKHRNPIHHVESRIKKPASIFEKLGRYGKEPTLENMERYIMDIAGVRVICSYIHDVYNLLELLRKQDDLTIVTVKDYIANPKPNGYRSLHVIVRIPVYFLDNKELIPVEVQLRTIAMDFWASLEHDLKYKAVSEVEGIDSYDELKDCSRIIEDVEARMQILAGALEVDD, encoded by the coding sequence ATGCCAGACGCATCGCAGCAGCGGTCGGACCAGCGGCTCGCCGTGGGGGAGAAGAAGGAACAGCCGCAGGAGCGCCCCCCGTTCAGCGTGACCGACGACCTGCGCGAGCCCATCGACGAGCTGACCCGCCTCAAGGACATGGAGGCGAAGACGCGCGAGATCATCCAGAAGTACCAGGCCGCCATGCGCGAGATGGAGGTGCGCTTCGAGATCCTCGACCAGGACCTCAACCTCAAGAAGCACCGCAACCCCATCCACCACGTGGAATCGCGCATCAAGAAGCCGGCGAGCATCTTCGAGAAGCTGGGCCGCTACGGTAAGGAGCCCACGCTCGAGAACATGGAGCGCTACATCATGGACATCGCGGGCGTGCGCGTGATCTGCTCGTACATCCACGACGTGTACAACCTGCTGGAGCTTTTGCGCAAGCAGGACGACCTCACCATCGTCACGGTGAAGGACTACATCGCCAACCCCAAGCCCAACGGCTACCGCAGCCTGCACGTCATCGTGCGCATCCCCGTGTACTTCCTTGACAACAAGGAGCTCATCCCCGTGGAGGTGCAGCTGCGCACCATTGCCATGGACTTCTGGGCCAGCCTCGAGCACGACCTGAAGTACAAGGCCGTGAGCGAGGTGGAGGGCATCGACTCCTACGACGAGCTGAAGGACTGCAGCCGCATCATCGAGGACGTGGAGGCCCGCATGCAGATTCTCGCCGGCGCCCTCGAGGTGGACGACTAG
- a CDS encoding TDT family transporter, whose protein sequence is MRDIIEKVPIPTAGVALALTALGNLLQPAYEGIHILCGAVALFLIVLLAAKAVMFPQLIRDDLHNSIMASVSGTVFMTLMQFSNYLAPLAFGPAFALWVAATMAHLALIVWFTVRFFRPFKLHEVFPTYFICYVGIVVASVTSPAFGMQALGQVIFWFGFACYAALLVLVTYRYAKHEVPEGARPLFCIYTAPMSLSIVGYLAVTDAPNALFVGVMMALAQVLFLVVLSRLPRLLRLKFYPSYAAMTFPFVITATALGQGTAFFRANGVALPFAFDVVFYVEVALATIMVAYVLAHYLRFFFRRIEQPQSVAVLKENAQIARFSENFDN, encoded by the coding sequence ATGCGCGACATCATAGAGAAAGTACCCATTCCCACGGCGGGCGTCGCCCTTGCCCTCACGGCGCTGGGCAACCTGCTGCAGCCGGCCTACGAGGGCATCCATATCCTCTGCGGCGCCGTCGCGCTGTTCCTCATCGTGCTGCTGGCGGCGAAGGCGGTCATGTTTCCCCAGCTTATCCGCGACGACCTGCATAACTCCATCATGGCCAGCGTGAGCGGCACCGTGTTCATGACGCTCATGCAGTTCTCCAACTACCTGGCGCCGCTGGCCTTCGGCCCCGCGTTCGCGCTCTGGGTGGCGGCCACGATGGCGCACCTGGCGCTCATCGTGTGGTTCACGGTGCGCTTCTTCCGCCCGTTCAAGCTGCACGAGGTGTTCCCCACCTACTTCATCTGCTACGTGGGCATCGTGGTGGCCTCGGTCACGTCGCCCGCGTTCGGGATGCAGGCCCTGGGCCAGGTAATCTTCTGGTTCGGCTTCGCGTGCTACGCGGCGCTGCTGGTGCTGGTGACGTACCGCTACGCCAAGCACGAGGTGCCCGAGGGCGCGCGCCCGCTGTTCTGCATCTACACCGCCCCCATGAGCCTGTCCATCGTGGGCTACCTGGCCGTGACGGACGCGCCGAACGCCCTGTTCGTGGGCGTGATGATGGCGCTGGCCCAGGTGCTGTTCCTGGTGGTGCTCTCCCGCCTGCCGCGCCTGTTGCGCCTGAAGTTCTACCCCAGCTACGCGGCCATGACGTTCCCCTTCGTCATAACGGCCACGGCGCTCGGCCAGGGCACGGCGTTTTTCCGGGCGAACGGCGTGGCGCTTCCCTTCGCCTTCGACGTGGTGTTCTACGTGGAGGTTGCGCTGGCCACGATCATGGTGGCCTACGTGCTGGCGCACTACCTGCGCTTCTTCTTCCGCCGCATCGAGCAGCCGCAGAGCGTGGCCGTGCTCAAGGAGAACGCCCAGATCGCGCGCTTCTCGGAGAACTTCGACAACTAG
- a CDS encoding VIT1/CCC1 transporter family protein: MTSNNQPDAARLSPAALAQIRAFQQNEVTEAEVYRRIARRTKDAGNRDTLLRIADEEAKHAAIWQRYTGEEMRPQAGKVRRYALIALVFGFTFAVKLMEKGEAKAQISYEELAREAPEALDIRADEEAHEQALLAMLDEERLSYVGSMVLGMNDAMVEMTGTLAGLTLAMQNTRLIALSGLITGIAATLSMASSEYLSSKSEGREDAFKSATYTGIAYLVTVALLILPYLLFDEAHYLWAMATMIVIVLLILVVFNYYISVAQDLPFKKRFGQMAGISLGVAALSFVIGILVKQFLGVDI, encoded by the coding sequence ATGACCAGCAACAACCAGCCCGATGCCGCGCGGCTCTCGCCCGCGGCCCTCGCGCAGATCCGCGCGTTCCAGCAGAACGAGGTGACGGAGGCCGAGGTGTACCGCCGCATCGCCCGGCGCACGAAGGACGCGGGCAACCGCGACACGCTTCTGCGCATCGCCGACGAGGAGGCAAAACACGCCGCCATCTGGCAGCGCTACACCGGCGAGGAGATGCGCCCGCAAGCCGGCAAGGTGCGCCGCTACGCGCTGATCGCGCTCGTGTTCGGCTTCACGTTCGCCGTCAAGCTCATGGAGAAGGGCGAGGCCAAGGCGCAGATCTCCTACGAGGAGCTGGCGCGCGAGGCCCCCGAGGCGCTGGACATCCGCGCCGACGAGGAGGCGCACGAGCAGGCGCTCCTGGCGATGCTCGACGAGGAGCGCCTGTCGTACGTGGGCAGCATGGTGCTGGGCATGAACGACGCCATGGTGGAGATGACGGGCACGCTGGCGGGCCTCACGCTGGCCATGCAGAACACCCGCCTCATCGCGCTGTCAGGCCTGATCACCGGCATTGCGGCGACGCTTTCCATGGCGTCGAGCGAGTACCTGTCATCCAAGAGCGAGGGCCGCGAGGACGCATTCAAGTCCGCCACGTACACCGGCATCGCCTACCTGGTGACGGTGGCGCTGCTCATCTTGCCGTACCTGTTGTTCGACGAGGCGCACTACCTGTGGGCCATGGCCACCATGATCGTCATCGTGCTGCTGATCCTGGTGGTGTTCAACTACTACATCTCCGTGGCGCAGGACCTGCCGTTCAAGAAGCGCTTCGGCCAGATGGCCGGCATCAGCCTGGGCGTGGCCGCGCTCTCGTTCGTCATCGGTATCCTGGTGAAGCAGTTCCTGGGCGTGGACATCTAG
- a CDS encoding MerR family transcriptional regulator has protein sequence MYRIKEFAAMTGLPPSKIRFYEKHGLLATRREENGYRVFSPEDAFRANAFRVLLQYGFTVEQAVAMLDAEQGTEEFKRSLEDQQAKLRREADLLRYRLAKIDSALALIDGGGRAAFTLVDAPDQLYVSASVGRDFGVSVENEREIALFYDLLSITSCARIIAKRDFDAPGEMVDPSYVIAMPESEEHRLEGVDRAHVGRLCLGKCVRFRRRVTRAESVRKETFADLFAYLDDHGYALRGDVILFPSFLNLDGNGSDIETLFAPVR, from the coding sequence ATGTACCGCATCAAGGAGTTTGCGGCAATGACGGGGCTGCCGCCGTCGAAGATCAGGTTTTACGAGAAGCACGGCCTGCTGGCCACGCGCCGCGAGGAGAACGGCTACCGGGTGTTCTCGCCCGAGGACGCCTTCCGCGCAAACGCGTTCCGCGTGCTGCTGCAGTACGGGTTCACCGTGGAGCAGGCCGTGGCCATGCTGGATGCCGAGCAGGGCACCGAGGAGTTCAAGCGCTCTCTGGAGGACCAGCAGGCGAAGCTGCGCCGCGAGGCCGACCTGCTGCGCTACCGGCTGGCGAAGATAGACAGCGCGCTCGCGCTGATCGACGGGGGCGGCCGGGCGGCCTTCACGCTCGTGGACGCGCCCGACCAGCTGTACGTGAGCGCATCGGTGGGCCGCGACTTCGGCGTGTCGGTGGAAAACGAGCGGGAGATCGCCCTGTTCTACGACCTGCTGAGCATCACCAGCTGCGCGCGCATCATCGCCAAGCGCGACTTCGACGCGCCGGGCGAAATGGTGGACCCCAGCTACGTCATCGCCATGCCCGAGAGCGAGGAGCACCGGCTGGAAGGCGTCGACCGCGCGCACGTGGGCCGCCTGTGCCTGGGGAAATGCGTGCGGTTCCGGCGCCGCGTGACGCGGGCGGAGAGCGTGCGCAAGGAGACGTTCGCGGACCTGTTCGCCTACCTGGACGACCACGGCTACGCGCTGCGGGGGGACGTGATCCTGTTCCCGTCGTTTCTGAACCTGGACGGGAACGGCAGCGATATCGAGACGCTGTTCGCCCCGGTGAGATAA